A window from Littorina saxatilis isolate snail1 linkage group LG9, US_GU_Lsax_2.0, whole genome shotgun sequence encodes these proteins:
- the LOC138976997 gene encoding uncharacterized protein — MAQGSNGVDDESVDMELARFRSQGESLGLQGATLAQFVMAQVRREAAIIEERAAQAKLRKEERRRRKEERELQEKKEEARRKEERELQEKKEEARRQEEEARRKEERELQEKKEEARRKEEEARRKEERELQEKKEEARRKEEEARRKEEREFQEKKEEARRKEEAAQRREEREFQERKEEARRKEERELQERKEEARRQEEEARRRDEAERRQEECRIREEELQASEARWKEELALRTGGTEREPSFDKYRVKMSFCDDSVNIDDYLLHFERTATTHRWSRATWAGRLADQLKGRAERAYLRMTPEDASDYDMLKVALLEEFHHTPEHYRREFRNITKQEDGTHCQGVYRERLHDDRAR, encoded by the coding sequence ATGGCCCAAGGTTCTAATGGAGTTGACGATGAGTCGGTAGACATGGAGTTAGCACGGTTCCGTAGTCAGGGTGAAAGCTTGGGTTTGCAAGGGGCGACGTTGGCCCAGTTTGTGATGGCCCAAGTGCGCAGGGAGGCGGCCATCATCGAGGAGAGAGCGGCGCAGGCGAAGTTGCGGAAGGAAGAGCGGCGACGACGTAAAGAGGAACGAGAACttcaggagaagaaagaagaagcccgacgtaaagaggaacgagaacttcaggagaagaaagaagaagctcgacgccaggaagaagaagctcgacgtaaagaggaacgagaacttcaggagaagaaagaagaagcccgacgcaaggaagaagaagcccgacgtaaagaggaacgagaacttcaggagaagaaagaagaagcccGACGCAAGGAAGAAGAAGCCCGACGTAAAGAGGAACGAGAATttcaggagaagaaagaagaagcccGACGCAAGGAAGAAGCGGCCCAAAGGAGAGAGGAACGGGAGTtccaagaaaggaaagaagaagcccgacgtaaagaggaacgagaactccaagaaaggaaagaagaagcaCGACGCCAAGAGGAAGAAGCCCGGCGCAGAGATGAGGCAGAGCGACGCCAGGAGGAGTGTCGCATACGGGAAGAGGAACTGCAAGCAAGTGAGGCGAGGTGGAAAGAGGAGTTAGCTCTGCGCACAGGGGGGACTGAGAGAGAACCGAGTTTTGACAAATACCGGGTAAAGATGTCCTTCTGTGATGACTCTGTCAACATTGACGACTACCTCCTCCACTTCGAGCGAACAGCGACAACACACAGGTGGAGCAGGGCGACATGGGCAGGTCGATTAGCAGACCAATTGAAGGGTCGCGCAGAGAGAGCATACCTACGGATGACTCCCGAGGATGCCAGCGACTACGATATGCTCAAGGTTGCGCTGTTAGAAGAGTTCCATCATACTCCAGAACACTACCGCCGGGAATTCAGAAACATCACAAAGCAAGAAGACGGGACACATTGCCAGGGAGTGTACCGCGAACGCCTGCATGACGACCGAGCAAGATGA